Proteins encoded together in one Musa acuminata AAA Group cultivar baxijiao chromosome BXJ3-6, Cavendish_Baxijiao_AAA, whole genome shotgun sequence window:
- the LOC135639988 gene encoding protein MKS1-like: MDPSEPRPSPRRELQGPRPTPLKVSKESYKIKKPPAPSHPVAPPPQPPQPTQALRPPVVIYAISPKIIHVEPGEFMTLVQRLTGPDSSAADLSLPSPTGALSPAARIATFESSAPPRAGDRARGYDTDPAEMEGWPTVDRTASFPGILSPVPWALPPISPKLFAPSFDPSVFSILQELSPVFGGRGGTFLGSPSNSFLSTPLVPSPGACWDLLSQLPDF; the protein is encoded by the coding sequence ATGGATCCCTCGGAGCCCCGGCCGTCGCCGCGACGGGAGCTGCAAGGCCCCAGGCCCACGCCACTCAAGGTCTCCAAGGAATCCTACAAGATCAAGAAGCCTCCGGCGCCCTCCCACCCGGTGGCGCCACCACCCCAGCCGCCGCAGCCGACGCAAGCCCTCCGCCCCCCGGTCGTCATCTACGCGATCTCTCCCAAGATCATCCACGTGGAGCCCGGCGAGTTCATGACTCTCGTCCAGCGGCTCACGGGCCCGGATTCCTCCGCCGCCGACTTGTCCCTCCCTTCGCCCACCGGCGCACTCTCGCCCGCCGCCCGCATCGCCACGTTCGAGAGTTCCGCGCCGCCGCGTGCGGGCGACCGAGCGCGAGGGTACGACACGGATCCGGCGGAGATGGAGGGATGGCCGACGGTGGACCGGACCGCTTCGTTCCCGGGGATCTTGTCGCCCGTGCCGTGGGCGCTGCCCCCCATATCGCCGAAGCTCTTCGCGCCGTCGTTCGACCCAAGCGTGTTCAGCATCCTGCAGGAACTGAGCCCAGTTTTCGGCGGCCGAGGGGGCACCTTCTTAGGAAGTCCCAGTAACAGTTTCCTGTCGACTCCGCTTGTTCCTTccccgggagcttgctgggatctCCTAAGCCAACTCCCAGATTTCTAG